A window of Actinobacillus suis ATCC 33415 contains these coding sequences:
- the rluB gene encoding 23S rRNA pseudouridine(2605) synthase RluB translates to MTTFQKKPTDKRSPSFKHSQGEKRFDKRSGDKRSSSRKFDEQSERRARPTSKPLVKKSVKPTASVTETVEKKAKIVGEKLQKILARAGQGSRRELEEIIAAGRVSVDGKIASLGDRVQVSSATKIRIDGNLISLIPAQKEICRVLMYYKPEGELCTRSDPEGRATVFDRLPRLTGARWIAVGRLDINTSGLLLFTTDGELANRLMHPSREVEREYSVRVFGNIDEAMLQRLRKGVQLEDGPANFKQIKTVGGTGLNQWFDVTLTEGRNREVRRLWESQGVEVSRLIRIRYGNIKLEKGLPRGGWEEMGLEQVNYLRELVGLPAETETKVDVTKNRRRTNIRQIRKAVKQHSKYRAKV, encoded by the coding sequence ATGACAACATTTCAAAAAAAACCAACTGATAAACGTTCACCGTCTTTTAAACATTCGCAAGGCGAAAAGCGTTTTGATAAACGTAGCGGAGACAAGCGTTCATCATCTAGAAAATTTGATGAACAATCTGAAAGACGTGCCCGTCCAACGTCTAAGCCATTAGTAAAAAAATCAGTAAAACCGACCGCTTCTGTTACTGAAACAGTAGAAAAAAAAGCGAAAATAGTCGGCGAAAAATTACAGAAAATTTTAGCACGTGCCGGTCAAGGATCTCGCCGTGAATTGGAAGAGATTATTGCAGCAGGACGTGTGAGCGTTGACGGTAAAATCGCAAGCTTAGGCGATCGTGTACAGGTAAGCAGTGCCACTAAAATTCGTATTGACGGTAATTTAATCAGCTTAATTCCGGCACAAAAAGAAATTTGTCGCGTATTGATGTATTACAAACCGGAAGGTGAATTATGTACTCGTTCAGATCCGGAAGGTCGTGCAACGGTATTTGATCGCTTACCTCGTTTAACCGGTGCACGTTGGATTGCGGTCGGTCGCTTAGATATTAATACTTCAGGTTTATTACTGTTTACTACAGACGGTGAGTTAGCGAATCGTTTAATGCACCCGAGCCGTGAAGTAGAGCGTGAATATTCCGTGCGTGTGTTTGGTAATATTGATGAAGCAATGTTACAACGTTTACGCAAAGGTGTTCAGTTAGAAGACGGTCCGGCAAACTTTAAACAGATTAAAACCGTTGGTGGCACAGGTTTAAACCAATGGTTTGATGTCACTTTAACTGAAGGACGTAACCGTGAAGTACGTCGTTTATGGGAATCGCAAGGTGTTGAGGTTAGTCGTTTGATTCGTATTCGTTACGGTAATATCAAATTAGAAAAAGGTTTACCTCGTGGTGGATGGGAAGAAATGGGCTTAGAGCAAGTAAACTATTTGCGTGAGCTTGTTGGTCTACCGGCAGAAACTGAAACCAAAGTGGATGTGACAAAAAATCGTCGTCGCACCAATATTCGCCAAATTCGTAAAGCGGTAAAACAGCATTCTAAATATCGCGCGAAAGTATAA
- a CDS encoding L-threonylcarbamoyladenylate synthase — protein MSQFFYIHPDNPQARLINQAVEIIKNGGVIIYPTDSGYALGCAIGEKHAMDRIVAIRKLPENHNFTLVCSDLSELSTYALVTNQSYRLIKNNTPNPYTFILPATKDVPRRLMTKRKTIGIRVPDNAIALALIAALGEPILSCSLMLPDTEITESDPDEIREHLEHRVDLIIHGGYLGQEPTTVIDLTEDSPRIIREGSGDITPFN, from the coding sequence ATGAGCCAATTTTTTTATATTCATCCTGATAACCCTCAGGCACGTTTGATTAATCAAGCGGTAGAAATTATTAAAAATGGTGGCGTTATTATTTATCCGACAGATTCAGGTTATGCTTTAGGCTGTGCAATCGGTGAAAAACACGCAATGGATCGCATTGTTGCGATTCGTAAATTGCCTGAAAATCACAATTTTACCTTGGTATGTAGTGATTTGTCAGAGCTTTCCACTTACGCATTAGTCACTAATCAATCTTATCGCTTAATCAAAAATAACACCCCAAATCCTTACACCTTTATTTTACCGGCAACCAAAGACGTACCGCGTAGATTAATGACTAAGCGTAAGACGATAGGGATTCGTGTACCGGATAATGCGATCGCTTTGGCATTAATTGCAGCGCTAGGCGAGCCGATTTTATCTTGCTCGTTAATGTTACCTGATACGGAAATTACCGAATCGGATCCGGATGAAATTCGAGAACATTTAGAGCATCGTGTGGATTTAATTATCCACGGCGGTTATTTAGGTCAAGAGCCGACAACTGTGATTGATTTAACCGAAGATAGTCCTCGAATTATTCGTGAAGGATCGGGCGATATTACGCCTTTTAACTAA